One genomic window of Wolbachia endosymbiont (group B) of Eucosma cana includes the following:
- the ffh gene encoding signal recognition particle protein, translating into MFKSLTESLNSVFNKLRGKSIISEDDFNLAMREIRMALIEADVSLEVAKKFINDIKDKVIGEKVIKSVSPAQMIIKIVQDNLVAVLGSEKSDLNLSVKPPAVIMMVGLQGAGKTTTSGKLALKLKKQKKKVLLASLDIYRPAAQKQLEVLGKQIDVQTLPVVIDEKPTTITKRALAAAKNDNYDVLILDTAGRLHIDDNMMNELKDVKEISSPTEVILVTDAMIGQDAVNIAKSFNEIIGVTGIILTRVDGDARGGAALSMKMITNCPIKFIACGEKLSDLDDFYPDRIAKRILSMGDVVSLVEKAAEIVGQEEIDKLQKKVKKGKFDLNDLVGMLKTLNKMDGISNIMKFIPSSFTKKLSSGIPDDNKVKKYIAIINSMTEKERQNPDILNGKRRLRISKGSGTSVTDVNLLIKQYNQMSSMVNKFSKVDHSKLKESDLMNMLSRK; encoded by the coding sequence ATGTTTAAATCGTTAACTGAAAGTTTAAATTCTGTATTTAATAAACTGAGAGGAAAGTCAATTATTTCTGAAGATGATTTTAACCTTGCCATGCGAGAAATACGCATGGCCTTAATTGAAGCTGATGTTTCACTTGAAGTTGCAAAAAAATTCATCAACGACATTAAAGATAAAGTGATTGGGGAAAAAGTCATAAAAAGTGTTTCTCCGGCACAAATGATAATCAAAATTGTGCAGGATAATTTAGTTGCAGTTCTTGGATCAGAAAAAAGTGACTTAAATTTATCGGTTAAACCTCCTGCTGTGATTATGATGGTGGGTTTGCAAGGTGCGGGAAAAACAACTACTTCAGGGAAACTTGCTCTGAAGTTAAAAAAACAAAAGAAAAAAGTGTTGCTTGCTTCTTTGGACATTTATAGACCAGCTGCTCAAAAACAACTTGAAGTGCTAGGTAAACAAATAGATGTGCAAACTTTACCTGTAGTAATAGACGAGAAGCCCACTACAATTACAAAAAGGGCACTGGCAGCAGCAAAGAACGATAATTATGATGTATTAATACTAGACACCGCAGGCAGGCTTCATATTGACGATAATATGATGAATGAACTGAAAGATGTGAAGGAAATATCCTCACCTACAGAGGTTATTTTAGTAACCGATGCAATGATAGGTCAAGATGCAGTAAACATTGCCAAATCATTCAATGAAATAATAGGTGTAACTGGGATTATTCTCACCCGTGTTGATGGTGATGCACGTGGTGGTGCTGCTCTTTCTATGAAAATGATCACCAATTGTCCAATTAAATTTATTGCTTGTGGTGAAAAATTAAGTGACCTTGATGATTTTTATCCTGATAGAATTGCAAAAAGGATACTGAGTATGGGTGATGTTGTCTCATTGGTTGAGAAAGCTGCTGAGATTGTTGGTCAGGAAGAAATTGATAAACTGCAAAAGAAAGTAAAAAAGGGTAAGTTCGATCTGAACGACTTAGTGGGCATGTTAAAAACCCTCAATAAAATGGATGGTATTAGCAACATAATGAAATTCATTCCTAGCTCATTCACAAAAAAGTTAAGCAGTGGTATACCAGACGATAATAAAGTGAAAAAATATATAGCCATTATAAATTCAATGACTGAAAAAGAAAGACAAAATCCGGATATTTTAAATGGCAAAAGAAGACTTAGAATTTCTAAAGGGTCCGGTACAAGTGTAACTGATGTTAATCTTTTAATTAAGCAGTATAATCAAATGAGCTCTATGGTAAATAAGTTCAGTAAAGTCGATCATAGTAAACTCAAAGAATCTGATTTGATGAATATGCTAAGCAGAAAGTAA
- the plsX gene encoding phosphate acyltransferase PlsX — protein sequence MLPTVNNNIVIALDAMGGDFAPLSVIQGASFFLDNLVDPGVEVFFHIYGDQKEISPLLSKYKKVSDNSEFTHCSDNVLPNDKPSFALRHRKDSSMKAAVEAVKKGKAFGMVSSGNTGALMAISRFILGTLPNIYRPAIASVCPTKTKSFALLDLGANVDCNTDSLFQFALMGSIFAKIALKVENPEVALLNIGTEEVKGTDSVRGAFELLKNAPSINFKGYIEASEFLDGNIDVIVADGFVGNVMLKTAEATASTLIDLIKQEVFNSWIIKMLIGTLLKSKLSKALVRFNPKIRSGAMFLGLNGIVIKSHGNSDAISFAHAIKFAVNAISENLNQKIINGVSHIE from the coding sequence ATGTTACCCACGGTCAACAACAACATAGTTATCGCACTTGATGCTATGGGAGGGGATTTTGCACCTCTCTCCGTAATTCAGGGTGCTAGTTTTTTCTTGGATAATCTTGTTGACCCAGGTGTTGAAGTTTTTTTTCATATTTATGGAGATCAGAAAGAAATATCTCCTTTGCTTTCAAAATACAAAAAAGTAAGCGATAACTCCGAATTTACCCATTGCTCTGATAATGTTCTCCCAAATGATAAACCCTCTTTTGCACTTAGACATCGCAAAGATTCAAGTATGAAGGCAGCTGTTGAAGCAGTGAAAAAAGGTAAAGCTTTTGGGATGGTGTCTTCAGGCAACACTGGAGCATTGATGGCTATCTCCAGATTTATTTTAGGAACATTACCCAATATCTATCGTCCTGCTATTGCATCTGTCTGTCCAACTAAGACAAAAAGCTTTGCATTGCTTGATCTTGGTGCAAATGTTGACTGTAATACTGACTCATTATTTCAATTTGCATTAATGGGGAGTATATTTGCAAAAATAGCATTAAAAGTTGAAAATCCTGAAGTCGCTTTGCTAAACATTGGTACAGAAGAAGTGAAAGGTACTGACTCAGTAAGAGGAGCTTTTGAGTTACTCAAAAATGCTCCAAGTATTAACTTCAAAGGATATATAGAGGCAAGTGAATTTTTAGATGGTAATATAGATGTAATTGTTGCTGATGGTTTTGTTGGTAATGTAATGTTAAAAACAGCTGAGGCAACTGCGAGTACTCTTATCGATCTAATAAAGCAGGAAGTATTTAACTCATGGATAATAAAAATGCTTATTGGTACGTTATTAAAATCTAAGTTAAGTAAGGCGTTAGTGCGTTTTAATCCTAAAATTAGAAGTGGAGCTATGTTTTTAGGGTTAAATGGTATCGTTATAAAGAGTCACGGAAATTCTGATGCTATTTCTTTTGCTCACGCTATAAAATTTGCAGTAAATGCAATCAGTGAAAATTTAAACCAGAAGATAATTAACGGGGTAAGTCATATTGAATAA
- a CDS encoding proton-conducting transporter membrane subunit produces MQLYKFLLLFLLTTLIVIVLILPENLGTTLNCSHPVLNFDLSFRIVLISFLSVAFLAVLPAQNLTFSEMLSFAAYTISSLYAVLSEHMILVIIFFELMTISAFFVIAASCKDSGSAIRYACIHFFVGVILIAGLASQSTNLIILGLLINCACFPFSFWVVDAYPDASLHGTTYLSLFTTKVSFLVMLLHTYTLWQDCTEILALVGAITVIYSIIFASLEQNIRRFLCYNAVGQMGLLIIAGGLLIPSENAIPILMLHIIFSLLYQSLLFVVSNSIISQTKTISFNGMGKLMSVEGMCAMIAVLTMATFPGTAGFVSKSYIAAEIEINGAALKGYKNLYKILNLLLYLSVGLKFLYYIFIAKSKSKPLAKREGKISMLILAFICVIAGNPYLPIYNKSSILDFVYNTKNILSQFNLLLCTTLLFIPLRKLFYPRINFKMDVDWIFRALIPYIALLFNQLIFKVREISANLLQNLTNSPASLYFNNINKLKEVLSYNSVSFVSASSLFLMSILLIILCLNR; encoded by the coding sequence GTGCAACTTTATAAATTTTTATTGCTATTTCTATTGACTACATTAATAGTGATAGTCCTAATATTACCTGAAAATTTAGGTACTACGCTGAATTGCTCTCATCCAGTTCTAAATTTTGATTTATCTTTTCGTATCGTACTAATATCTTTTTTATCAGTTGCATTTTTAGCTGTTCTACCAGCACAAAATTTGACTTTTTCAGAGATGCTATCTTTTGCTGCTTACACTATTAGTTCACTTTATGCAGTTTTATCTGAACATATGATATTGGTTATAATATTCTTTGAGTTAATGACCATCAGTGCATTTTTTGTTATCGCGGCTAGCTGTAAAGATAGTGGATCTGCAATAAGGTACGCTTGTATACACTTTTTCGTTGGAGTTATATTGATAGCAGGATTGGCATCTCAAAGCACTAACCTGATAATTTTGGGTTTATTGATAAACTGTGCTTGTTTCCCTTTTTCATTTTGGGTTGTTGATGCGTATCCTGATGCGTCACTGCATGGCACTACATATCTCTCTTTATTTACCACTAAAGTCTCTTTTTTAGTGATGCTTTTACACACTTATACCCTATGGCAAGATTGTACTGAAATATTAGCACTTGTAGGCGCCATTACTGTAATTTACAGCATTATATTTGCTTCCCTTGAACAAAATATTCGTAGATTTTTATGCTACAATGCTGTAGGACAAATGGGCTTGCTGATTATTGCAGGAGGTTTACTCATCCCTTCAGAAAATGCAATACCAATTTTGATGTTACACATAATTTTCTCTCTTCTTTATCAATCACTATTATTTGTAGTCAGCAATTCGATTATTTCACAAACAAAAACAATTAGTTTTAATGGAATGGGTAAACTAATGTCAGTGGAAGGTATGTGCGCTATGATCGCAGTACTCACAATGGCTACATTTCCTGGAACTGCTGGATTCGTTAGTAAATCATACATTGCAGCTGAAATTGAAATAAATGGTGCTGCCCTAAAAGGATATAAAAATTTATACAAGATTCTGAATTTACTGCTTTATTTAAGCGTGGGACTCAAATTTCTTTACTACATATTTATTGCAAAAAGTAAGTCAAAACCTTTAGCAAAGAGGGAAGGTAAAATATCTATGCTTATTTTAGCATTTATATGTGTAATCGCTGGCAATCCTTACTTACCTATTTACAATAAATCTTCGATTTTAGATTTTGTGTACAACACAAAAAATATTTTGTCGCAATTTAATTTGTTATTATGTACCACTTTATTGTTTATTCCTTTACGCAAGTTGTTTTATCCAAGAATAAATTTTAAAATGGATGTTGATTGGATTTTCAGAGCTCTTATACCATATATTGCTTTGCTGTTCAATCAACTGATCTTTAAAGTGAGAGAAATATCTGCCAACCTACTGCAAAACTTGACTAATTCACCTGCTAGTTTATACTTTAATAATATTAATAAACTTAAAGAAGTGCTGAGTTATAACTCAGTGAGTTTTGTTTCAGCTTCTTCTCTCTTTTTAATGAGTATTCTACTAATTATATTATGTTTAAATCGTTAA
- a CDS encoding ABC transporter ATP-binding protein — MRNPIISISNLNLSFDERTVLKDLSFDILKGESLVILGGSGSGKSVLIKTIIGLVTPDSGSIKINSKSKNKFGVLFQNSALFDYVTVWENISFNYKKRFNISKKEAKQLAIEKLNDVGLEENIADMFPIELSGGMKKRVALARAIAHNPEIIVLDEPTSGLDPIMSDVVNEIIIKLSQDLRPTIITITHDIHSTFKIADRIAVLYEGEIISHGTVQEIQNTNNEYIKKFIYCI, encoded by the coding sequence ATGCGTAACCCCATAATATCAATATCGAACTTAAATTTATCTTTTGATGAAAGGACAGTACTAAAAGATCTAAGTTTCGATATATTAAAAGGGGAATCATTAGTCATACTTGGCGGATCAGGAAGTGGCAAATCTGTATTAATAAAAACAATCATTGGCTTGGTGACACCAGACTCAGGGTCTATTAAAATAAATAGTAAAAGCAAAAATAAATTTGGGGTGTTATTTCAAAATTCCGCTTTATTTGACTACGTTACAGTGTGGGAAAATATATCTTTTAATTATAAAAAGCGCTTTAATATCAGCAAAAAGGAGGCAAAACAGCTAGCAATTGAGAAGTTAAATGATGTTGGACTGGAGGAAAACATAGCAGATATGTTTCCAATAGAGCTATCAGGTGGAATGAAAAAAAGAGTGGCACTTGCAAGAGCAATTGCACACAACCCAGAAATTATTGTATTGGATGAGCCAACTTCAGGATTAGACCCAATCATGTCAGATGTAGTAAACGAGATAATAATAAAATTATCTCAAGATCTTCGCCCTACAATTATCACGATTACACATGATATTCATAGCACATTTAAAATAGCTGATAGAATAGCAGTATTATATGAAGGGGAGATCATTTCTCACGGAACTGTTCAGGAAATACAAAATACTAACAACGAATATATAAAAAAATTCATTTATTGTATATAG
- a CDS encoding IS3-like element ISWpi17 family transposase (programmed frameshift): MATKKYEPELKAKIALEAIKNQKSTAEICSEYKIPSTNLYDWRDRVLARLKDLFVEESESARKQRILAQEIESLHKVIGELTVENSYLKKKFTEISKKDRVRFIEKDSDLSIRKQADLLGICRSSLYYRPIINNESEVANLIQEVYLASDCRYGYRKITAEIIASGVVVNHKKILRIMKKMKISGLYCRKRCNTSIKEKKHKIYPYLLKDLIICRVNQVWATDITYIMVEGKFIYFVAIMDLYSRYIIAHSLSPYLDAGFCLYTLKEALKQGKPEIFNSDQGVQFTSYNFIMELERANIKISMDHKGRCFDNIFVERLWRTLKQEAIYYYRPNSIRDLNLIINDFVAWYNYRRRHQTLHYKVPADLYYHKQ, translated from the exons ATGGCAACAAAAAAATATGAACCAGAGTTAAAAGCAAAGATAGCTTTGGAAGCAATAAAAAATCAAAAAAGCACAGCTGAGATATGTAGTGAATATAAAATACCATCAACAAATCTATATGATTGGCGTGATAGAGTATTGGCAAGGTTAAAAGACCTATTTGTTGAAGAAAGTGAAAGTGCGAGAAAACAAAGAATCTTAGCGCAAGAAATAGAAAGTTTACATAAAGTAATAGGAGAATTGACAGTGGAAAATAGCTATTTGAAAAAAAAAT TTACTGAAATAAGCAAAAAAGATAGAGTAAGGTTTATAGAAAAAGATTCTGATCTGTCAATTAGGAAACAGGCTGATTTATTGGGGATTTGCAGATCTAGCCTATATTATAGGCCTATAATTAATAACGAAAGTGAAGTAGCAAATTTGATTCAAGAAGTATATTTGGCTTCTGATTGCCGTTATGGATATCGTAAAATTACTGCTGAAATCATAGCGAGTGGAGTAGTAGTCAATCACAAAAAAATCTTAAGAATTATGAAAAAAATGAAGATTAGTGGGCTGTATTGTAGAAAAAGATGTAATACAAGTATTAAAGAAAAAAAGCATAAAATATATCCTTATTTACTCAAAGATTTGATTATTTGTAGAGTTAATCAGGTATGGGCTACTGATATAACATATATTATGGTAGAAGGTAAGTTTATCTATTTTGTGGCAATAATGGACTTGTATAGTCGCTATATTATTGCTCATTCATTATCACCATATCTCGATGCTGGATTTTGCCTTTATACTCTCAAAGAAGCTCTAAAACAAGGTAAACCTGAGATTTTTAATAGTGATCAGGGGGTGCAGTTTACTAGCTACAACTTTATTATGGAATTAGAGCGTGCTAATATTAAAATCAGTATGGACCATAAAGGACGTTGCTTCGACAATATATTTGTTGAGCGCTTATGGAGAACTTTAAAGCAAGAAGCTATATATTATTATAGACCAAATAGTATCAGAGATTTAAATCTTATAATAAATGATTTTGTTGCTTGGTATAACTATAGAAGGCGACATCAGACTCTACATTATAAAGTTCCTGCTGATCTTTATTATCATAAACAGTAA
- the rpmF gene encoding 50S ribosomal protein L32 codes for MAVPKRKKSKSRRNMHRSHHAIKPKNIVVCATTGEFMLPHNIAVDNSYKGKRVFIKQKAE; via the coding sequence TTGGCAGTTCCGAAGAGAAAAAAGTCAAAGTCAAGGCGTAATATGCATCGTTCTCATCATGCTATTAAGCCTAAGAATATTGTGGTATGTGCAACAACTGGAGAATTCATGTTGCCTCACAACATAGCAGTTGACAATAGTTACAAAGGAAAACGTGTTTTCATTAAACAAAAGGCGGAGTAA
- a CDS encoding MlaE family ABC transporter permease yields MSSFNIDSVRIIGRCFMNFLLRIGNAFVFFIQSLYHCFTPPYYFSNVARQIIEIGFFSLPIVGLTGVFIGAVIVLQSSLSGILINQEQVVPKLVTITIIKELGPVLISLIMVGKVGSSIAAEIGTMRITEQIDALTTLDINPFKYLIVPRILASVIVFPILTVCADLIGIFGGYVTAVFEFNHNLNIYIKYTAQFFNMYDFIVGLMKATAFGAIISVSSCYYGYHCKEGARGVGVATTSTVVLSSILIILANYMITLIHA; encoded by the coding sequence GTGAGTTCCTTTAATATAGACAGCGTTAGAATAATCGGTAGATGCTTTATGAACTTTCTCTTGAGAATTGGTAACGCATTTGTATTTTTTATTCAATCTCTATATCACTGCTTTACTCCTCCATATTATTTTAGCAATGTGGCAAGACAAATTATAGAGATAGGCTTTTTCTCTTTGCCAATTGTTGGGCTAACTGGAGTTTTTATAGGAGCAGTGATAGTTTTACAGAGTAGCTTAAGTGGTATATTGATTAATCAAGAACAAGTAGTACCTAAACTTGTTACGATCACTATCATTAAAGAGTTAGGGCCAGTTTTGATCAGCTTAATAATGGTAGGAAAGGTTGGGTCCTCAATTGCAGCAGAAATTGGCACAATGCGCATTACTGAACAAATAGACGCACTTACAACTTTGGACATCAATCCTTTCAAATATTTAATTGTACCAAGAATTCTAGCGTCAGTTATAGTATTTCCAATACTTACAGTATGTGCAGATCTAATAGGAATATTTGGAGGGTATGTCACTGCAGTCTTTGAATTTAACCACAATTTAAATATATACATAAAATATACAGCTCAATTCTTTAATATGTACGATTTTATTGTTGGACTAATGAAAGCGACTGCTTTTGGCGCCATAATTTCTGTCTCAAGCTGCTATTACGGTTACCATTGCAAAGAAGGTGCACGAGGAGTGGGTGTTGCTACAACATCAACTGTTGTTTTATCGTCCATACTGATCATTTTAGCAAACTACATGATTACTTTGATACATGCGTAA